In Arachis hypogaea cultivar Tifrunner chromosome 7, arahy.Tifrunner.gnm2.J5K5, whole genome shotgun sequence, the genomic window TTTTCAACATTTATTTTCATACCCAAtgcttaaaggaactgccaaaaataaagtaTTCAGCAAGCAtgtttaccaagatgaatcagAAATTTCCTATTCCACTAGTAGCAAGCATGTTTATCAAGATAAAATCATCACAAGAATACATGTTAATAACTAATTAACAACCAGGCAGCCACATGATCAAATGCATCACAATTATAATCAATCAAGCATTATGCATTATCAAGCATCAGGTGTATCCTTtttaacaagggtgatcatgaattctCAAAAGagaatttcatcccctgttttccAGTTTCAATTTGGTGTATCCTTtttaacaagggtgatcatgaattctCAAAAGagaatttcatcccctgttttccattttcaattttgagcactttctcccccttttgtcatcagaGGGGCACCTGCAAAAAGAGTGTGACGTAGAAAACATAATATGCAAATTATAACTAAGCAAAATAGAGTATCACAGAGTATCACAAAGTATCAAACCCAACAAAACATAATATCAGATTGAGCCTACTTAAGCCAATATCCTAAACTAAACAGAGAACTAATCATCAGATAGATGAAGGTCAGATTCCTCAGCCCCGTCCTCACTTGCATCTCCCAATTCTTTCTCCAAATTTTCTAACATCAAACTGACCCTGTCCTTGCATCTCATCCAAGCTCTTTCACTTTCATACGCCAGTTTGCGTGTCGCCTTGTGAGATTGGAACATGAATTCTGCCATGGTTGAAAATTcggtaaaaaaatttttgatggaCTCGGTTGCTTTGGATGACTCAGGTCAGCTCTCATAGTCACTCTTCAAAGCCATGGATTTTTTGCTCTTGGTTCCTTTAGTAGCTCCACCACCTTTGACCATTGACACTTTGTTTTCTACTGCCTCATTCAAAAGATcaactttaaaaaattcaaagataCTTGTTAAGAATATACCATAAGGCAGATTTGCCTTTTTGGTGCTTCTTACCGAGTCCCACATATGACGGATCATAAGATAACCGAAAGAAATAGGAGTAGAGGTAACAagtgcaaataagatgagggagtcAGAATATGTTACTCTATTGTGAGAGCCACTTTGAGGAGTCAAGATGTGGGTGATGATCCTGTGAAGCAATGAATTAGTGGTACCAAGGGCCTTGTGGGTAGGAGCATTTCCATCTAAACCTGAGAAATGCTCACATATGTGTTAAAGAACAACCCTATAGGTGACGCCGACTTGTGAGTCCCACCTTTCGGCCATGTATGCTCTCGGCCCTTTTTCTTTATATCCCAAGGTCGTCCCAATAGTGGCAGTGTCAAGAGTGATGTGAACTTTCTTCACATATGAGTGGATGGTGCCATCAATGAGTCTCATGTTGACATAAAATTGTCAGACTAAGCCAGGGTAAACTGGTTTTTGAATGTGAAGTAATGGAGTCCATTGAAGCAATTCAAACAGAGGAGATACATTTATTCCTTTGTTGGAGAGATTGTCAAGGTTGACAAGGTAGGTTGGACAGAGATGTCGCCTTTCCAGAACTTCTTTGTGAAATTCATATGAGGCGCAGGAGTTGAATCTGGCAAGGTTATAGTGGGAATGTGttttattgaacttgttcttgAATTCCATGGATTCCAAGTTGGTAGGTTCGGAGGTGTCGTTCAGCACAAAATCGTCTGTCTTCTGAGTACTCTTTCCAGGAGTGGCCTTCTTGGGTGATGAATGCGGTGGTGATGAAATGGAGGATGTTTgtgattcctcttcttcttccacaggtTCCTTTCCCTTTTTCCTTCTTGAAGAAGTTTTCTTGGCTATGACTTTTCTTCTCATGGTGTCTGTGTGTTTGGAGGGAGGTGAGGGTGATGATGAGGTTGTGGAATGAATGTGTATATGTGTATGAGATTGGGGTGTGGACGGTTTTTGAGAGAGAAGAATCCGTTCACTTTTCCTAGGggcggttttctttttcatggtagtGAAAATGGAGGAGTGAAATATGAGAAGGTTGGGTAGGAACCGAATGGAGTGAGGGAGGTGGGAAGATAGGGAAGCGTTAAATGTGGATTGGAGAGAGAAGGTGGAGGAAGTTAATAACCATTAAGAGCACGGTTAATAACCATGGGTTTCCAAGAATTTGAAAAAGTGGTTTCCTTAAATCAAGAGATTAGTTGAAAGGAAAGATTTGATATGTATGCTTCTTTCAACTAGATTTGATAAGACCACAAAAggattttgattttcaaaaaaatgatgAACTAACAAAACGGTCAAGGTGGGGTCAAAGAGATTTAGTGTGGCccatgaaaattaatttttgcgtAGCCTCCCCCTAGATCAGATCCCTTCCTTCAttcttatttttatctcgtccattcctacgagacaaaacagAGCAGAATCAGAATTTCACAAATTATCAACAGAAACAAGATCAATCATTTCCAagctttttcttaataaatagaaattgtcttcacagaggggttttgtaaaaatgtcagcaagttgatcttcagattttacaaattgaatatcaatagtatccttttgcacatgttctctaataaaatgatttttgatctcaatgtgctttgttcttgagtgcaaaacaagattttttgaaatatttatagcactcatgttatcacaaaacaatggtatactattgatctttaatttgtaatcttccaactgcgtttttaaccaaattaattgtgagcaacaTGCAGAAGCGGATATGTATTCAGCTTCAGCTATGGATAGAGCTATTGCGGcttgttttttgcttgaccacatgttgaatgagcttccaaggaagcaacacatgtcagaggtgctccttctatccactctatctcccgcataatctgtatcacaaaatcctactgcacaaaatttatcagatttaggataccacaagccataatcacatgttcccttaatgtatctaatgatgcgtttaacggctgaaagatgggattcctttgggtgagattgaaacttTGAATATACACTCACACTTTGAataatatccggtctagaggaggtaagatacattagtgaaccgatcattcctctataccgtgtttcatccacatcttccccatcatcatccttttcaagtttagtgtttggatgcattggtgttcccatagGTTTAAAGTTTTCTaagccaaactttttgataagttcttttgcatactttccttggtgaataaatgtaccactaggagtttgtttaatttggaggccaagaaagaaagtaagctctcccattaaactcatatcaaactcactagtcatgagttttccaagctcttcacacaaggattcattggccaatccaaacacaatgtcatctacataaacttgaactaggagaatatcatcattagatgctttaataaataaagttgtgtccgtggtacccctttgaaattgattttctaataggaaggcactaagcatttcataccaagctcttggagcttgcctaaggccataaagagcctttgaaagtttgaaaacatgatttggaaaatctttatgttcaaaaccggggggttgagccacatacacttctctatcaataaatccattaagaaaagcacatttaacatctatttgaaatattttgaaacccttatgggcagcataggtaagaagcaacctaattgcttccattctagctaccagagcaaaagactcatcaaaatctataccatcttcttgatcataaccttgggccactaatctagccttgttacgaacaacttgtccatcctcatcaagtttatttttaaaaacccacttagtacccgtaactttcttaccatccggatgaggtactagtgtccaaacctcattcttgtcaaattgagcaagctcctcttgcatggatttcacccatgatggatcttcaagagcttgtttgacattgttgggctccatttgtgacaagagtgcaagattgcttggttcggattgccttttggttgaggatcttgttgtcacaccttgagagggatcaccaatgatgaagtcatgaggataacccatcatggacttccattctctaggcttccttggtgttgagctttgatgagtttctgttggtctcactgtttcagtttctcgtgctggctcaggagacaaaatggaaatgtctcctccaatctgacgagacaaaattggactggcagattcttcattttgggcAAACTTGGggttttctttacttgttccagcttcttcaccatctgaatcattatctatcacagtactgggaattaaattagaatcataaaaagtaacatgtatggattcctctatggttctatgttctttgagctaaatcctataggccttgctagtggtggagtatccaacaaacattccttcataagattttggatcaaacttgccaagattttctttgttgttaagcacaaaatatttacatccaaaaacatgaaaatacttaagatttagAGGGGTTCCTTTCTATAATTCATAAGGAGTTCTTTTCAACCCTTTTCTGATTATTGTCCTGTTCAAAATATAGTATGTTGTATTTACAGTttcagcccatagaaatttaggaacttcattctcacataacatagccctagtcatttcttgaaggcttctattccttctttcaacaaccccattttgttgaggtgttctagggcatgaaaaattatgagtaattccaaagtcatcacagaatttttcaaagttttggttttcaaattctttttcgtgGTCACTTCTCAAATGAGtcacttttaaatctttttcattttgaattttcttgcaaagggttgagaaagcataaaaagcatcatttttatgagcaagaacaagtacccaaccaaatctagagtaatcatccaccaccactaaaccatagtgtttacctcctaaactttgagttattgttggaccaaaaagatcaatgtgtaacatctctaatggccttttggttgaaattttatcttttggtttaaaagaggatttaacttgtttgcctaattgacaagcatcacaagtaagatccttatcaaatttgattttaggaattcctctaaccagatttttctttactagcttagaaatttggtacatgctagcatgacccaactttctatgccattgccatttttcagattcaagagatgtaaaacatgttacattttgttctttcaagtcctcaagagttaatccatacacattgttgcatcttttagcttcaaaaagaatatccccagttttttcacaaacaaccaaatacacaaactttctaaaaataacttcaaatcctaaatcacacaattggcttacactaagtaaattatgtttcaaaccatttacaagaagaacatcatttatacaagatgaaaagcttttaccaactttttcaACGGCCACTATCAttcctttaccatcatcaccgaaagtgacaagtcctccatcatattcatcaagctttatgaagaatgTTGTTTTTTCgatcatatgcctagagcatccgctgtccatgtaccgcacattttccttcctcttggatgctaggcatacctacaaaatgagctcaagtgaccttaggtatccaaatcttcttggatcctttcacgttaaaccatctcctatgttccaaatcattgtaataaaaaataactttgtaaactttatcacctatcattctttcaccaaaaaaacACTGAACAGGAAAATGACCGTTTCGGTTGCATAgcctacaaaaccttggagttacTGTTTTGTTAAactaggtgggatcttgaaacctTGTGTCATTAGAGGAAGAAGCTCTATTTTTAAAAGAAGGTTTCTTATcagatttataaaaccccaaaccagctttatcaaagagtgatttttgactagccaaaatttgatttaaattttcagaactttgagtaaaCTTGGCTAAGTCATTTTCAAGACTTTTAACCCTTTTTAAcaactcttcattttccttgaAACAGTTTGCATATGCAACTACCGAATGACCACTTTCGCAACTTCTAAGTTGAGCTTTCAACAGCTTATTTTCTTCCATAAGATCACAAGtagtttcggcctcccttagtttttctttgagaaaattaTTTTCGGCTTTAAGAATgataatttgttgttcaagatcttgactATCAACcagaaaatatcttattttttcagaaaggtgatctATCATGAGATGAAGGTCTTTAGTGTCAGGGTTTTGAAAGAATACCTGATCTATATGATTTGCCATGAGATAAGGTTGTGACTTAGTCTCAGATTCTTCATCACtttctgagtcattttccaagtcttcccatgatgccatcagacccttcttcttcccccccttttttcttctcctccttctttaacttgggacaatcagatttaaaATGCCCCATTTTGCTTGcagttgtaacaagttactttgctaaggtctttcttcattttccttgagctgccgcctttgcctttgaacttcaccattttcctgaattttttggcaaacaacacaaattcatttacagaggagttatcactggattcatcatccagtgggttagttacagaagaaaaagcaattcctttcttttttgactcttttttcaaataagtgttttcaaaagcaagaagatttcctctcaaatcatcaaatttCATGGAATCAAGACTAATGctctcaaaaataattaaaacttttgtttctcactctttagtgagacatctcaacaatcttctcacaagcacagaatctGAATGAgtgattcccatagcatccaagccaccAATGATGGTGTTGAACCGTTCAAACAATTCATcgatggattctccttccttcattgcaaacatttttactctctgtttaacatgtctatccgagtcttctttacaatggtggttccttcatgagtgatttgcaatttgtcctagatttcctttgccgttgtgcatcgtgatacccgtcggtattcctcgaagctgatagcacagttgagtagatttacagccttggcatttagctccactttcttcctatcttcctcggtccagcttgcttctggtttaagagtgactactccttcagcacttgtgttaGTAGGAAACTGTGGTCCTTCTAGGATGATCTTCCAAAGCCTgtagtctactgcttgcacaaagatcttcattctctccttccaataggtatagttttttcCATTGAAGAGAGgtggtctgttgcttgactgacCTTCTGTAAGATTGTAagacaccagatttgagccactgctttctgccatatggatcttttctccaagctgcaaagcttgatctctttgagaccaagctctgataccaattgatggtttcagtggctaagagaaggggggttgaatcttagcccccttttttgcttctgaacactTGCTGGTCTTAGTAATACTTTCtggagacttttttatttttgtctcgtccctagccacgagacttttatttttgtctcgtcacttggcacaaGACATTTTTCCagttttagctcctgtgcagtagaaacagaaatggagtagaagagagagaaaattacacccagatatatcctggttcagctgctaagtgcagtgcagcctacatccagtcaccatcacaataatgatggaattttcactataatcttcttgattacagactgtaaagtgctaacccaacttacaaggggattcccacagaatcatgaaacacaacatagatgaacaaaggaactctaaggacatatatggctttttcttttaactttGCACTCTcggcctttttccgctctatggctttttcatacaaacctcactatttgcctttttccatgagactcaagacatgacaaagttaaacagaaaaattataaATCAGAGACAAGTCATGCCTCCAAGAATCTttaccttgctggccgaatctccttctACCTTTTTTGGTATGAAGAAGCCAAGATCTTATTACCATATCTTATCATTCATGGTTGAAGatcttagccacagcatactttatattttttatgttttctttccatcatcATGATGGTCTTTAGACgcgcttttctttccttttggtagCTTAAAGTAGCTTCCATGGCTTCCTGGATATTGAccgaaggaaagaaaaaaatgagagagagaagatagaggaagaagaaaagcaattaaGTGAATCAAATTAATTGAAATGGGATTGTTTTTACTTCCCTTGTAGATTAGCGTGCAGCATTGAtgtttttcaatcaaatcaatgaCGCTTTCTCTCTCATAGTCCCATACATGTATTCATTTTACTTTAATGATAATTGAGTTCCATCACATGCTTGAAATGGGTTCCGTTGGAAAGCATAAGGCAaatgataacatttgctttcctgatgaattgtattcggatcatgcatgagtaacattcatcaaaattaaaatttgggCTTGGTAGCAACAACATTTGATCTGGCCCAATTAAATATCACAGCAATTCAGTcacttaatatattaaatatcaaGCAAGGGCTGATATGCATATTTTGATTTGGGCCTGGaacatttgttttatttttcggCCCAATACAAAACCtgtatcacaaaattattaattaagcaaatatgaactaagattaaattaataattttgtaaataatatttgttcatcatcaaattaaattagagtttttcaaactcatcaaaaataacaatttaaaaaataataaaacataatgATATAAACTCAGGTGAATAAATTTCAATTGAATGTTTTTATTACTTATAGTctaatttatgtataattttttataattattaaattttgaattaattttttattttaaattatcatttattatcaaccattataaaatttaaataaatagttATATGTTATTAGACAAAATTTTAAACTtcttaatcaattaaatttaattcatattGTTATTCAATTAAATTATAAAGTGACGGCTAAGTATAATTATTATCTATAGAAAAacggtatatttttttatattttttttgttgaataataatattattaaatcatatataaattgtcaaattaaatgaatatattgtaaaatattttttacaaattaacttttaagtttaatattaatttatatattatctaatatatccctaaataatattagtattttaaatttatattatataatataattaatttaacttTCTGCACATCACGTAAATATTAATATAGTGATAATTAAAAACCGTTAAAACACAAATTATCTCTTATATTAAAACATGACAATTCTTGGATTTGTAAGATGATACACTAATTTCTCTTGACATTtaagttatatataaaaaaaaaaactcaaatataattttttattaaaaaataagaattaaaaatcgtCAAAATACAATTTTGTCAAATATAAAGTCAACTACACATAAATAGTTGTCTTAAGTAATACTATACTTAATACTATTAATAacacataaattaaaaagaatgaaGTTAATATAATTTACTCGAATAATATAAATTAGAACatggccaatgagtaatagctcaaatgacataatctcttcatactcaattaagaggttgcgggttcgagtctcctatctttagtaaaatatatatatatatatatatatatatatatatatatatattagaacatGGATGTTCGAGCATACAAGTAGGAGAGGACCCCTTTGCAACCCAATCTCTAGAGCTTCCAGTTCCATATAGTCTGCTCCTGCCAAGATAATGGTGTCTTGCCCTCCAACCTTGTACCTCTAAACAACAACATACTCAATATTCAATTTCATAAATAGATTTATGAATTGATATTGTAAAGAGATAACATGAAAACAGTTTAAGAAAAAACTTATGAATTGATATTATAAAGAGATTTTATATAtatccaatattaaaaaaaataattattttcacaATTATTAAATGAATAATTActtaaaaacaaatataattaaataaacatataaaataatttatattatcggtaatgtaaaattaaatattaaaaaaacaaagaaaaggggAAAGCATTTAGTAACAAACCAGCATGAAAAGGGTGTAGTTTGTTAAGAAACTTTGTATAATGTCATGCATTGCATGGCGAAGATAGTGTTTGGTGACCTAAAACCTAAAACAGAAAGCAACATGCCAATCATGTCGGCGCCCGCACTCTTCTCAACCGTTGGCGCCGCCACGGCCATTGCCACAACCTTGTTCTTAACCTGCAAGTCTCGTCTCATGCACGAAAAGAACCTCACAACACACCATCGCCAACAACCCAAAAGCAATCACGAACAACCCAAACGCGATCCACGTGGCAAGATCCTATTCGTTTCCCAAAtcggaacttcaaaagccctagCGACGAGCCTCTGCGATTTGTTAGAGTCGAAAGGCGTCGTTTTGGACCTCGTAGATGCCCGGAATTACGAGCCCGAAGCCCTACCCAAGGAGAACCTCGTCCTCCTCGTTGCTTCAACTTCCGAAGTTTGGAACCTACCTCCCGCACGGAATTTCTTCCCCAGTCACGACCTACCTTGGGGAGCAAGGTTCTTCGTCGATTGGATCGAGGAAAAAGCGAACGCCTTTAAGGTTGGAGCGTTTGTTGTGAATGCTTGCAGTTTCAGTGCCTTTGTCGTGGGCAGAGAGGTTAATGAAGGTGGCAAGAATTTGATGGCCAAGGCCGCCAATGAGATTAGGGGTTTGGGGCACACTGCTGAATCGAATGCGGATTTTGATAGCTGGTGGGGAAGTGTTGTTGCGGTTTTGCAAGGTGCTGTTTTGGGAATATGCGGGGAATCTGAACCTGAGGTCTGTTTCTGCATCCTCTTATCCTTATATAACTATGCCGTTTCTATTTATTATCATCACACTGCAGAGCTCTCTATTTAATAGTTAATTGTTTCCCTAATTCCAGGATGTTGGTTCTTCTGATCTAAAGCTATCCATGACACAGCGTTTATATATGTTGGTAGAAAATGAGGATTTTGTAATAAAGCAAACCGAGCCTTATGTGAGATTCTCTAGTACCACCAGGTACAGGATGTTAACTATCACTGACGACAACTTTATGAAGAATGACACTGTTGAACTTGAACAAGTATGTCATTTACCTTTCCAATGGCCTCTTAGAGATGATCTATTGATCGACAACGGTGTGTTACCAGATTTTCGAGGATTTTGTTCTGTTGGTGGCTGCTTTTACTTTGCTGGTAATGCGCGTAGTCTTATAACACATCCGAACGTGGGTTATTACGATCGTCGCTACTCAAAGCTGTGGTGCCTTAAGTATGAGGATCCTACTTGGGTTTGGAGTCTATGTGGAAGCATGTTCTGCTCCCGATTAAGTCCCTTAGTAGTCCCATACGATGGCAAATTGTGCATGTTTGGGGGTGCGTATGGATTTGCAAATTGGGTTGAGATCTATAGCCTAAAATCAGGTCTATGGGAAAAAAGGGAA contains:
- the LOC112702000 gene encoding uncharacterized protein, whose translation is MHCMAKIVFGDLKPKTESNMPIMSAPALFSTVGAATAIATTLFLTCKSRLMHEKNLTTHHRQQPKSNHEQPKRDPRGKILFVSQIGTSKALATSLCDLLESKGVVLDLVDARNYEPEALPKENLVLLVASTSEVWNLPPARNFFPSHDLPWGARFFVDWIEEKANAFKVGAFVVNACSFSAFVVGREVNEGGKNLMAKAANEIRGLGHTAESNADFDSWWGSVVAVLQGAVLGICGESEPEDVGSSDLKLSMTQRLYMLVENEDFVIKQTEPYVRFSSTTRYRMLTITDDNFMKNDTVELEQVCHLPFQWPLRDDLLIDNGVLPDFRGFCSVGGCFYFAGNARSLITHPNVGYYDRRYSKLWCLKYEDPTWVWSLCGSMFCSRLSPLVVPYDGKLCMFGGAYGFANWVEIYSLKSGLWEKREVPCSDLFSDHPLASSYFLWEDSTKSSKKTLIVLYSFHDNHQLLMSYDVKANRWEEVECNFPPVPRFCPRKLVRLGCSHYLLIVDSVPTWYIYDLSEKKLVAIVHVDGLEEDDERVSNIFCCHHSSKESLIYIFTEHKFVKEEELEEGSDLRHLVPYARVRLQLQTFSAKIESKGYLRLGPHIQYDMFAVGDEGNKAKSVV